ACTCTCCTGGCATTCCTATTGCTATCCAACTGgtgttgtattttttgatcaaCATCAGTGCGGTGAAATATTATGGAGAAACCGAATTTTGGCTGTCGATTGGAAAAGTGATCTTAGCTCTGGGACTCATGATGTTCACCTTTGTCACCATGGTGGGGGGTAATCCTATCCACGACGTGTATGGATTCCGCAATTGGCAGCCCCCAATCGCCGAATATATCCACACAGGTGACCTTGGCCGCTTCCAATCCTTTTTGGGAGCCTTGATTACCTTCTCGTACCTGATTGCTGGACCTGAATATGTCTCTATGTCTGCTGGTGAGGTTGTGAATCCAAGAAAGATTCTCCCGTCCGCATTCAAACAGGTGGCCTACAGACTGACTATTTTCTTTGTCGGAGGAAGTCTTGCCATGGGCACTGTGTGTCCTTGGAATGACCCTAATCTGGTGGCAGCCATTGAGAAGGGAACTGCGGGCGCAGGTGCCTCTGCTTATATCATTGCTATGAACAACCTAAAGGTGAGAGTTTTACCGCACATTGTTAACGCGTTGTTACTCACTGCCGCCTTCTCTGCAGGCAACTCCTACACCTACTGTTCTTCCAGAAGTCTCTACGGAATGTCGCTAGAAGGCAAAGCTCCAAGGTTCTTCTCGTACTGCAACAAGGCCGGTGTGCCAATCTACGCGGTTTGTTTGTCGCTATGTTGGGGATTCCTTGCATTCCTACAGCTGGGCGAGAATTCTGCTACTGTGCTCTCTTGGATAGTCAACCTCGTGACAGCTTCCCAGATGATCAACTTCCTGAGTATTCTTGTTACCTATTTGCATTTCAGAAGAGCAGTCTCGAAGCAGGGCATCGACAGAGAGGCCTTTCCATTTAAGGCATGGTGGCAACCATACATTTCCATTGCAGCCTTCATTGCTATCTTCTGCATGGTTTGGGTGCAAGGCTATGAGGTGTTTTTGCCAGGAGACTGGTCTGTGGAAACGTTCCTTTTCTGCTACCTCATGATATTCGTCGACGCAGGATTGTACCTATTTTGGAAGATATTCAAGCGGACCAAATACGTGAATCCGCTGGATGCAGATTTAGTGAGTGGCCTTGAGGAAGTCGAGGCGCACGAGAGACACTTGGCCCGTATGGTAGAGATCCACGGAAAACCAGTGAAACGCTGGTACAACCGGATCGTTGACTTCTTGTTTGGCAACCAAGACTAGAGTACTAGAGCTTTTATATTTATACTCTTTTTAAAtggatttattttttgctCGGAGAAAATTCCTTATCGCAAGTCATCGCAtggctccagaaaaacagagACCTGTTCGAAAACGCCAAAAGTACTCAAGAAATGGCTGTATGGCCTGCAAGAAGCGTAAGGTCAAATGCGACGAAACATTCCCCACTTGCGGACGATGTGCGAAAATCGGCGCAGAATGCATTTACTATAGAGTCTTCAAATTTCAGGGTGTCAGTTCTGCGAAAACCGAGCCCGAAGCCCAGCTCGTGCCTCATTCGAAACCAGAATCTGAGCCGGAATCAGCCAATGAAACGAGCAAGTCTGTGACCGAAGGGCTTTCGAATCTGTTGGCGAACCAGGAGATGCTTTTCGGAGGAATAGCTGGACTGTCGGAATATTTCGAGAATGATAACAACGTCACGGATCTTCAGTCGTTGTTGCCAGATTATGACTTTTCAAATCTTCAGCTTGATAATAGAGCAAGACAGGCTTCAGACAGCAATTCATCAAGCTCTGATTCGGTGCTGCGGTACGACTACCTTTACAATCTTAGACAAAGCTTTGATGAGCGAGACCTGAACAAGATCGCCAACTCGTTGCACATCAATGCTTCCGAATCACTGCATCTACAGGCGTTTGTGAAGGATGTGCACTTGATCCTGTTTCCTTTGGCGACTTCTTACCTGGAATCGCCATTCATTGTAACTTTTTTAGCAGAAGCACAAAAAAGTAACTATCTACTCAACGCGATGTTGGCATCTGGAGCTCGTTTTTTAACAGAAAAAGCGCGAATCGATAAGGAAATCCATTTGTCAAAGTTTGGTGGCCAAGCTGACAAGAATTACattgctgagctcgacaCTCAGATCGATATCAACGACAAGTACCGTGTGCACTATCTTTCCATTTGTTTTCAATCGCTCCGGGAAATACTagaaaacatcaacaactcGGACGAGAAAGTGGAACCTGCGCTGCTCACGAGTTTGATTTTGGCCGCAGATTTGTCCTCAAACAGAGACTATCGCTGGTCGTTGCACCTTCGCGGAGCAAAACAGTTTCTGGGGAAATTCATGGGAGAGAAGAGTATTGATTCGGACTCGCTAATTCTAGCACGCTACCTGTTCTGTTCACTGGAAATTTCCTCAGGGA
This portion of the Ogataea parapolymorpha DL-1 chromosome IV, whole genome shotgun sequence genome encodes:
- a CDS encoding General amino acid permease AGP2, producing MSKVTQFLKDVFVPVPPVKPAGKSQEGRTVEIARSTSAPVDGQPVKDEKNIVNFDLQTDISSEVDIYDVGHTHRSLKNRHIQLIGIGGTIGVGLFVNLSTQLHKSGPLALFLGCVVWSLPILAVTAACAEMVCYLPIPSPFIRLSERCVDEALSFMTGWNFWVLECALIPFELTLFNTLIHFWRNDYSPGIPIAIQLVLYFLINISAVKYYGETEFWLSIGKVILALGLMMFTFVTMVGGNPIHDVYGFRNWQPPIAEYIHTGDLGRFQSFLGALITFSYLIAGPEYVSMSAGEVVNPRKILPSAFKQVAYRLTIFFVGGSLAMGTVCPWNDPNLVAAIEKGTAGAGASAYIIAMNNLKVRVLPHIVNALLLTAAFSAGNSYTYCSSRSLYGMSLEGKAPRFFSYCNKAGVPIYAVCLSLCWGFLAFLQLGENSATVLSWIVNLVTASQMINFLSILVTYLHFRRAVSKQGIDREAFPFKAWWQPYISIAAFIAIFCMVWVQGYEVFLPGDWSVETFLFCYLMIFVDAGLYLFWKIFKRTKYVNPLDADLVSGLEEVEAHERHLARMVEIHGKPVKRWYNRIVDFLFGNQD